One stretch of Shewanella sp. Arc9-LZ DNA includes these proteins:
- a CDS encoding adenosylmethionine decarboxylase, which produces MFFEGSEKKLEIIVNESAPKLRSLDRTFWLGLVAASNADILSSISNEYCDAYLLSESSLFVWDDRIVMLTCGASTLVESACYCIEHLSEQAIAYICYQRKNEYYAHLQATSFIDDVFRLRQFIAGQAYRMGHLDSHHHYIFSTNKDYQASQLDTTNELLMYHISGAVADYLRGEQQSTVQISQMLQLEQLFNGFSIDQYLFSPLGYSINGIRGAEYFTIHITPQENSSYVSVETNIDLSSTPVDVFAELVRLLQPSSCDIIGFNSHIANKPFLNYLCLSHCAMPIEQGFTIHFNHYQQDCSELLSPTLL; this is translated from the coding sequence ATGTTTTTTGAAGGTTCAGAGAAAAAGTTAGAGATTATTGTTAATGAATCAGCGCCTAAATTACGATCCTTAGATCGAACATTTTGGCTGGGGCTCGTTGCTGCCTCAAATGCAGACATTTTATCTTCCATAAGTAATGAATATTGTGATGCTTATTTGCTGAGTGAATCGAGTTTATTTGTTTGGGATGATCGTATCGTTATGCTCACTTGCGGGGCTAGCACGTTGGTAGAATCTGCATGCTACTGCATTGAACATTTAAGTGAACAGGCGATTGCGTACATTTGTTATCAACGCAAAAATGAATACTATGCCCATTTACAAGCAACTTCCTTTATCGATGATGTGTTTAGATTAAGGCAGTTTATTGCTGGGCAGGCCTATCGAATGGGTCATTTAGATAGCCATCATCACTATATATTTTCGACCAACAAAGACTATCAAGCTAGCCAGCTCGATACTACCAATGAACTGCTGATGTACCATATTTCTGGTGCAGTAGCTGATTATTTACGTGGTGAGCAGCAATCAACTGTTCAAATTAGTCAGATGCTGCAACTGGAACAATTATTTAATGGTTTTAGTATTGATCAGTATTTATTCAGTCCGTTAGGTTATTCAATAAACGGTATTCGCGGTGCTGAATATTTTACAATACACATTACACCACAAGAAAATAGCTCATATGTGAGTGTTGAAACTAACATTGATCTTAGCTCAACGCCGGTTGATGTTTTTGCTGAACTGGTAAGATTATTGCAGCCTAGTAGCTGTGACATTATTGGCTTTAATAGTCATATTGCCAATAAACCCTTTTTAAATTATTTGTGTTTAAGCCATTGCGCGATGCCAATCGAGCAAGGTTTCACTATACACTTTAACCACTATCAGCAAGATTGCTCAGAACTGCTGAGCCCTACACTATTATAA
- a CDS encoding YceI family protein has product MKKWLPLLAASLLSTSVMAGDWQVNQDHSRVSFISIKKADVAEVHHFKQVAGSLTDAGAFSLSIDLTSVDTGIEIRDQRMQAVLFEVAQFPKLTLDAVVNPKLLAGLKVGDTLTTQVEATIKLHGQKQQKSFDVLVAKLSDKKMVISSLAPVIVQASEFGLVSGVEKLKEMAGLPSISLAVPVSFVLTLAQ; this is encoded by the coding sequence ATGAAAAAATGGTTACCATTATTAGCCGCGAGCTTGCTGAGTACATCAGTGATGGCAGGCGATTGGCAAGTCAATCAAGATCATTCTCGGGTGAGCTTCATTTCGATTAAGAAAGCCGATGTTGCTGAAGTGCATCATTTTAAACAAGTTGCAGGTTCATTAACGGATGCTGGTGCATTTTCTTTATCGATTGATTTAACCAGTGTTGATACCGGAATAGAAATTCGTGATCAACGAATGCAAGCAGTGTTATTTGAAGTGGCACAGTTTCCTAAGTTAACCTTGGATGCAGTGGTTAACCCTAAATTGCTAGCCGGATTAAAAGTCGGTGACACGCTAACGACGCAAGTTGAAGCAACCATTAAGCTACATGGTCAGAAACAACAGAAGAGCTTTGATGTGTTAGTCGCTAAATTGTCGGATAAGAAAATGGTGATTTCAAGCTTAGCGCCAGTGATTGTTCAAGCAAGTGAATTTGGTTTAGTGTCCGGTGTCGAAAAACTTAAAGAAATGGCGGGATTGCCGAGTATCAGCTTAGCGGTGCCAGTGTCATTTGTGCTAACCTTAGCGCAATAG
- a CDS encoding YaiI/YqxD family protein — MITNKIWVDADACPNPVKEMLFRASERKSVRLVLVANQMIKVPISPLVSMIRVSSGFDEADNYIVEQVVKGDLVVTADIPLASDAVDKGALVLNPRGTVYTAENIKQILTMRDFMEEMRSSGIHTGGPNSFSQTDKHAFAQALDKWLARLIPSKI; from the coding sequence GTGATAACCAATAAAATCTGGGTTGATGCTGATGCTTGCCCCAACCCAGTTAAAGAAATGTTGTTTAGGGCATCTGAGCGTAAATCGGTTCGATTAGTGTTAGTGGCCAATCAAATGATTAAAGTGCCTATTTCGCCCTTAGTTAGCATGATACGGGTGAGTTCGGGTTTTGATGAAGCAGATAACTACATTGTGGAACAAGTCGTCAAAGGGGACTTAGTCGTCACTGCTGATATTCCTCTGGCATCTGATGCGGTTGATAAAGGCGCACTAGTATTAAACCCTCGTGGTACCGTGTATACAGCTGAAAATATTAAACAGATTCTGACGATGCGCGATTTTATGGAAGAAATGCGCAGCAGTGGCATCCATACTGGTGGTCCGAACAGTTTTTCGCAAACGGATAAACATGCTTTTGCACAAGCGTTAGACAAATGGCTGGCTAGATTGATCCCCAGCAAGATATAA
- a CDS encoding DUF3802 family protein — protein MVTDKDGYMHLIQYLTEHLGLFESSESNAAATETVMELFEEQLSAQIIMVCGQNPQLSFAQRNMVIREIDAIVYDLEEILASVANQQATPEQSIFITEFSGLIKNLFDQEVDHLLQ, from the coding sequence ATGGTTACTGACAAAGACGGATACATGCATTTAATTCAGTATTTAACTGAACATTTAGGGCTATTTGAGTCGTCTGAGAGTAATGCCGCTGCAACGGAAACTGTCATGGAATTGTTTGAAGAGCAGTTATCTGCTCAGATCATTATGGTATGTGGGCAAAACCCGCAATTATCATTTGCACAACGTAATATGGTGATCCGCGAAATTGACGCGATTGTATATGACTTAGAAGAGATTTTAGCCTCTGTAGCCAATCAACAAGCCACCCCTGAACAAAGCATTTTTATTACTGAGTTTTCAGGACTGATTAAAAATTTATTCGATCAAGAAGTTGATCATTTATTGCAATAA
- a CDS encoding arginase family protein gives MDCLCLDPAFATATATPVCGKFTSEIIRGLRGLNIVGMDVVELALFYDYTDVTPLAAATLGLEMLQVWAEGKGLIKK, from the coding sequence ATTGACTGTTTATGTTTAGACCCAGCTTTTGCAACCGCTACAGCTACGCCCGTTTGTGGTAAGTTCACTAGCGAGATCATTCGTGGCTTACGTGGTTTAAATATTGTCGGCATGGATGTTGTAGAACTAGCACTCTTTTATGATTATACAGATGTTACCCCGCTAGCTGCAGCAACACTGGGCCTTGAAATGCTACAGGTGTGGGCTGAAGGTAAAGGCTTAATTAAAAAGTAA
- a CDS encoding RimK/LysX family protein, with product MFKRIVISTLLCLLSISVFASDKTVLSQVETMTVAKSGLQYNARIDTGAVNTSLHAVNLEILGGASKKMKSNVGKIVEFTTENERGDKKRIQAEIVSTSRVKNSQGIETRYMVKLDIGFPDQLHNIHVNLRDRSHMNYKLLIGRNFLKHNYIVDVSDKKTIGPLAELSIKQTGLMYNTRIDTGAVENSLHAVNIRVENEDKVNIENNIGKMITFTTANEKGEKADVRTKIRGTSLIRNAQGTERRYMVRLSVGEPRHEFIVDVNLKDRTKMGYKLLIGRNWLQGHYMVDVSKKH from the coding sequence ATGTTTAAAAGAATTGTGATTTCGACTCTGCTGTGTTTGCTTTCTATATCTGTTTTTGCGAGTGATAAAACCGTTTTAAGTCAAGTTGAAACCATGACCGTAGCTAAGTCAGGACTACAATATAATGCTCGCATTGATACAGGTGCCGTGAACACTTCACTGCACGCTGTCAATTTAGAAATCCTTGGCGGTGCATCCAAAAAAATGAAAAGCAATGTTGGTAAAATTGTTGAATTCACTACTGAAAATGAACGTGGTGATAAAAAACGCATTCAAGCCGAAATTGTCAGTACTTCAAGGGTGAAAAACTCTCAAGGTATTGAAACTCGTTACATGGTGAAGCTTGATATAGGTTTTCCTGATCAATTGCATAATATTCATGTTAACTTACGCGATCGTAGCCACATGAATTACAAATTACTTATTGGGCGTAACTTTTTAAAACATAACTACATTGTGGATGTTTCTGACAAAAAGACCATTGGTCCTTTAGCTGAGCTGAGCATTAAGCAAACTGGCTTAATGTACAATACGCGTATAGATACCGGCGCCGTTGAAAACTCATTACATGCAGTTAATATTCGAGTCGAGAATGAAGACAAAGTGAACATTGAAAATAACATCGGTAAGATGATTACGTTCACCACAGCGAATGAAAAAGGCGAAAAAGCTGATGTTCGCACCAAAATTCGGGGCACATCGTTAATTCGTAATGCACAAGGTACAGAAAGGCGTTATATGGTGAGGTTAAGTGTTGGTGAACCTCGTCATGAATTTATAGTCGATGTGAATCTTAAAGACCGTACCAAAATGGGTTATAAATTATTAATTGGCCGAAATTGGTTACAAGGTCACTATATGGTTGATGTGTCTAAAAAGCATTAA
- a CDS encoding YceH family protein, translating into MELTSLEARVIGCLLEKELTTPDQYPLSLNSLALACNQKSSREPVLSLSESQVKTVLDDLTKKRLLSEQSGFGSRVVKYKHRFCNTEFSELQLSSAEVAIICVLLLRGPQTPGELKTRTNRLHEFTDLSQVETALLALSQREKPLVVQLAREANKRDCRFLECFSGNVDDYDVNSCDAIVVSTHTQQTVQQDSRIVELEQRVELLEQKLAQLESLLN; encoded by the coding sequence ATGGAATTAACCTCACTAGAAGCTAGAGTTATCGGATGTTTACTCGAAAAAGAACTCACGACTCCTGATCAATATCCTCTGTCATTAAATTCACTCGCCTTAGCATGTAATCAAAAAAGCAGCCGCGAACCTGTGCTGTCACTGAGCGAATCTCAAGTAAAAACAGTATTAGACGATCTTACCAAAAAACGCTTACTCAGCGAGCAATCTGGTTTCGGTAGTCGAGTCGTAAAATATAAGCATCGCTTTTGTAATACTGAATTCAGTGAATTGCAGTTAAGCAGTGCGGAAGTCGCTATAATTTGTGTGTTGTTATTGCGGGGACCGCAAACACCAGGCGAACTCAAAACTCGTACCAATCGACTCCATGAATTCACTGATCTCTCACAGGTTGAAACAGCATTACTGGCATTAAGCCAACGTGAAAAGCCTTTAGTAGTTCAACTTGCTCGAGAAGCGAATAAACGTGATTGTCGCTTCCTTGAGTGCTTTAGTGGCAACGTTGATGATTATGATGTAAACAGCTGTGATGCCATTGTCGTGTCGACTCACACTCAACAAACTGTACAGCAAGATTCTCGGATTGTAGAACTAGAACAAAGAGTTGAGTTGCTAGAACAAAAGCTAGCCCAATTAGAGTCGCTTTTAAACTAA
- the speA gene encoding biosynthetic arginine decarboxylase, with protein MSDWSIEDARSGYNVTHWSQGFYGIREDGEVTVSPNPQNPDHKVGLNELAKSMVEAGVSLPVLVRFPQILHHRVESLCEAFNDAIKKYDYQNDYLLVYPIKVNQQKTVVEEILASQKSKEVPQLGLEAGSKPELMAVLAMAQKASSVIVCNGYKDKEYIRLALIGEKLGHKVYIVLEKMSELKMVLIEAEKLGITPRLGLRVRLAFQGKGKWQASGGEKSKFGLSAAQVLKVIAELKSANMLDSLQLLHFHLGSQIANIRDIRQGVSEAGRFYCELRQLGASIDCFDVGGGLAVDYDGTRSQSNNSMNYGLNEYANNIVNVLTDLCNEYEQPMPRIISESGRHLTAHHAVLITDVIGTEAYQPENIQEPSEEAPQLLHNMWQSWLEISGRYDQRAIIEIYHDSQSDISEAHSLFAVGQLSLADRAWAEQANLRVCHEVKGLLSNNNRYHRPVIDELNEKLADKFFVNFSLFQSLPDAWGIDQVFPVLPLSGLDKAPERRAVMLDITCDSDGIVDQYVDGQGIETTLPVPAWSADSPYLIGFFMVGAYQEILGDMHNLFGDTNSAVVRIDERGLSQIESVLEGDTVADVLRYVNLDAVDFMRTYEELVNQHIVEEERASILEELQLGLKGYTYLEDF; from the coding sequence ATGTCTGATTGGTCTATCGAAGATGCTCGCTCGGGTTATAACGTGACTCACTGGAGCCAAGGTTTTTATGGTATTCGTGAAGATGGCGAAGTGACAGTGTCACCTAACCCACAAAATCCTGATCATAAAGTCGGCTTAAATGAACTAGCCAAAAGTATGGTCGAAGCAGGCGTCTCGTTACCGGTATTAGTCCGTTTCCCGCAAATCTTACACCATAGAGTGGAAAGTTTATGCGAAGCATTTAATGATGCTATTAAGAAGTACGATTATCAAAATGATTACTTGTTAGTTTACCCCATTAAAGTAAACCAACAGAAAACGGTAGTTGAAGAAATTTTAGCTAGCCAAAAATCTAAAGAAGTCCCTCAGTTAGGACTTGAAGCCGGTAGTAAGCCAGAGTTAATGGCTGTACTTGCTATGGCACAAAAAGCCAGTTCGGTCATTGTATGTAATGGTTACAAAGATAAAGAATATATTCGTTTAGCACTTATCGGCGAAAAGCTTGGCCATAAGGTGTATATCGTTCTGGAAAAAATGTCAGAACTTAAAATGGTATTAATTGAAGCTGAAAAGCTTGGTATTACACCTCGTTTAGGTTTACGTGTGCGTTTGGCTTTCCAGGGCAAAGGCAAATGGCAAGCCAGCGGTGGTGAAAAGTCTAAATTTGGTTTGTCTGCAGCACAAGTGTTGAAAGTTATAGCTGAATTAAAAAGTGCTAATATGCTTGATTCTCTGCAGCTATTGCACTTCCATTTAGGTTCGCAAATTGCCAATATTCGCGACATTCGCCAAGGCGTAAGTGAAGCTGGCCGTTTTTACTGTGAATTGCGCCAACTTGGTGCCAGCATTGATTGTTTCGATGTGGGCGGCGGGTTAGCGGTTGACTACGATGGTACTCGTAGTCAGAGCAATAACTCAATGAACTATGGTTTAAATGAGTATGCTAACAATATCGTCAACGTATTAACTGATTTATGTAATGAGTACGAGCAACCAATGCCGCGTATTATTTCTGAATCTGGTCGCCATTTAACGGCGCATCATGCGGTGTTAATTACTGATGTTATTGGTACTGAAGCGTATCAACCAGAAAATATTCAGGAACCAAGTGAAGAGGCGCCGCAATTGCTCCACAATATGTGGCAATCTTGGTTAGAAATCAGCGGTCGATATGATCAACGTGCAATTATTGAAATTTACCATGATAGTCAAAGTGATATTTCTGAAGCACACTCATTGTTTGCTGTGGGTCAATTAAGTTTGGCTGACCGAGCTTGGGCAGAACAAGCTAATTTACGTGTTTGCCATGAAGTGAAGGGACTATTAAGCAACAATAACCGCTATCACCGTCCAGTGATTGACGAATTAAATGAAAAGTTAGCTGATAAGTTTTTCGTTAACTTCTCTTTATTCCAGTCATTACCTGATGCATGGGGTATTGATCAAGTGTTCCCAGTGTTGCCGTTATCGGGTTTAGATAAAGCACCTGAGCGCCGTGCGGTTATGTTAGATATTACCTGTGACTCAGACGGTATTGTTGACCAATACGTAGACGGTCAGGGAATTGAAACCACATTGCCCGTCCCAGCATGGAGTGCCGACAGCCCATATTTGATTGGTTTCTTTATGGTGGGTGCATACCAAGAAATTTTGGGTGATATGCATAACTTGTTTGGTGATACTAACTCTGCTGTTGTTCGCATTGATGAGCGTGGATTAAGCCAGATTGAATCTGTTTTAGAAGGCGATACGGTAGCTGACGTTTTACGTTATGTAAACTTAGATGCGGTTGACTTTATGCGCACTTATGAAGAGCTTGTAAATCAGCATATTGTTGAAGAAGAGCGTGCCAGTATTCTAGAAGAGTTACAGTTAGGGCTTAAGGGTTACACTTACTTAGAAGATTTTTAA
- the pdxH gene encoding pyridoxamine 5'-phosphate oxidase, whose protein sequence is MSDLSDIRREYTQGGLRRANLPVNPMDLFEQWMQQAKDAQLTDPTAMCVATVDEDGQPFQRIVLLKKFDDNGFVFFTNLESRKAKQIAINSKVSLLFPWHPLERQVAVLGQAEPLSMLDVAKYFMSRPKDSQIAAWVSKQSSKISARQALEGKFAEMKAKFAQGEVPLPKFWGGYLVRPASIEFWQGGEHRLHDRFIYTKTDADWNIDRLAP, encoded by the coding sequence ATGAGTGATTTAAGTGATATTCGCCGTGAATATACCCAGGGCGGATTAAGACGAGCGAATTTGCCTGTTAACCCAATGGATCTATTCGAACAATGGATGCAACAGGCAAAAGATGCCCAACTTACTGACCCAACGGCCATGTGTGTCGCGACGGTAGACGAAGATGGCCAGCCATTTCAACGTATTGTGTTATTAAAAAAGTTTGATGATAACGGTTTTGTGTTTTTTACTAATTTAGAAAGCCGCAAAGCAAAACAAATTGCGATTAACAGTAAAGTCAGTTTACTGTTTCCTTGGCATCCACTTGAACGTCAAGTGGCTGTATTAGGGCAAGCGGAGCCATTATCGATGTTGGACGTGGCGAAATATTTTATGTCTAGACCAAAAGACAGCCAAATTGCTGCCTGGGTATCTAAACAATCAAGCAAGATTAGCGCACGACAGGCGTTAGAAGGTAAATTTGCTGAAATGAAAGCTAAATTTGCCCAAGGTGAGGTTCCATTACCTAAGTTTTGGGGTGGATATTTGGTGCGACCAGCTAGCATTGAGTTTTGGCAGGGTGGTGAACATCGGTTACACGACCGATTTATTTACACTAAAACCGATGCGGATTGGAATATTGATCGGTTGGCACCTTAA
- a CDS encoding S1 RNA-binding domain-containing protein, which produces MIQIGKRYSLEVVKQVNFGVYLNAQELGQVLLPNKFVPTGCNVGDMVDVFLYLDSEDIVIATTQKSLAQVGEYAYLKVIATGPFGAFLDWGLDKDLLLPFGEQHKPAEEGHSYLVYVHANHADERIMASSKLDKFVDKTEAHYTEGEQVNLIIGGTTELGYKAIINNLHWGVIYTNEVFQKLRFGQKVTGYIKTIRSDGKIDLVLQKGDKDELDKNARLIINKLRSANGFLPLHDKTDADVIYDKLGMSKKAFKKSIGGLFKAGEITIESEGIRLTV; this is translated from the coding sequence ATGATACAAATCGGTAAACGTTATTCATTAGAAGTTGTTAAACAAGTTAATTTTGGGGTTTATCTAAATGCTCAAGAGCTTGGACAAGTCTTGCTTCCTAATAAATTTGTCCCTACCGGTTGTAATGTCGGTGATATGGTAGATGTGTTTCTTTACCTAGACTCTGAAGACATTGTGATTGCTACTACCCAAAAGTCGTTAGCTCAAGTGGGTGAATATGCTTATTTAAAAGTAATCGCCACGGGCCCATTCGGCGCATTTTTAGATTGGGGCTTAGACAAAGATTTACTACTCCCTTTTGGCGAGCAACATAAACCGGCAGAAGAAGGCCACTCATATTTAGTTTATGTCCATGCTAACCATGCCGACGAACGTATTATGGCATCGTCAAAACTGGATAAGTTTGTCGATAAAACAGAAGCGCATTATACCGAAGGTGAACAGGTTAATTTAATCATCGGTGGCACTACAGAGCTAGGTTACAAAGCCATTATTAACAACCTGCATTGGGGCGTAATTTACACTAATGAAGTTTTCCAAAAATTGCGATTTGGTCAAAAAGTGACTGGTTATATCAAAACGATTCGCAGTGATGGCAAAATTGATCTTGTACTGCAAAAAGGTGATAAAGACGAGCTAGACAAAAATGCCCGGTTGATCATTAATAAATTGCGTAGCGCTAATGGTTTTTTACCACTACATGACAAAACTGATGCTGATGTCATTTATGACAAACTCGGCATGAGTAAAAAAGCCTTTAAGAAATCAATTGGTGGTTTATTTAAAGCAGGTGAAATCACAATCGAAAGTGAAGGTATTCGCCTAACTGTGTGA
- a CDS encoding ExeM/NucH family extracellular endonuclease, with protein MLVQKSLLAISISSLMVFNVAAQDVLISEYIEGSSNNKAIELYNPSSTAIDLSNYVLSFYFNGNTAATTNIALNGNIAANSTFVIADNDASAEILALAQQTSTASFFNGDDAIVLSHNSVVIDSLGQVGTDPGSQWGAGDLSTQNNTLRRDATQLIADTIIDDEVTFTGWQGFAQDDISDLGVFAGNDSGPTDPVDPVDPTDPIEFVCSQSAVAIHDIQGMDDTSPLVGSDVVVEAIVTSNQQAGLKGIFIQMADSEVDADINTSEGIFVYSGNQSLDVNAGDRIRLQASVAEYQGTTQLSNVTQFALCGTNLPLPVVATVTLPLADNQQLERVEGMRVLFDQSLVVNEVYNLGRYGEVSLGSSRHFIGTQVALPGAAALAVTEANARDSILLDDGLTSQNPEQIPYPAPGLSASNTLRVGDSVTGLEGIMHYGFSQYRVMPTQVVNVVQSNPRQSTPELALGADLRVASFNVLNYFNGDGNGNGFPTDRGADTLSEFERQRVKIISAMHAINADVFGLMEIENDGYGSDSAINDLVSGLNQAMGAEVYAYVVPSVAQIGTDAIAVGMIYRADKITPTGDAQILSSANSPVDGNGAALFDDGKNRPMLTQSFMLNGREGSIVVAVNHLKSKGSSCDSNNDPDLLDGQGNCNLTRTRATDAIGQWLMEQYPEQKILVMGDLNAYAKENPLTQLASHGYSELNEHLGSVNSYSYVFSGESGQLDHALANQALLDNVLAITEWHINADEPRILDYNQEFKSAAQIQDLYQADGFRSSDHDPVIVSLQFEVKNELPIASFDHQINGSQLQVQSTSVDNDGDITSLEWDFGDGTIVNGTVANGETASHQYLQSGNYQVQLTVTDNKGEVVTTVKTINVLVEPANIAPTAQIHLVNLWFMKLFISTSYDQDGFIKRQNWLFNNGRKAHGPIAFSFSRRDKAVSLTVVDNDDEKDTATLNFR; from the coding sequence ATGTTAGTTCAAAAGTCGTTGCTCGCGATATCGATATCATCTTTAATGGTATTCAATGTTGCTGCTCAAGATGTGCTTATTTCAGAGTACATAGAAGGCAGCAGTAATAACAAAGCAATTGAATTGTACAATCCAAGTTCGACAGCGATAGATTTGAGTAATTATGTGTTGTCGTTTTATTTTAATGGCAATACCGCAGCGACAACCAATATTGCATTGAATGGCAATATTGCAGCCAACTCAACGTTTGTTATCGCCGATAATGACGCATCTGCAGAGATCCTTGCGCTTGCTCAACAGACGAGTACAGCGAGCTTTTTTAATGGTGATGATGCCATTGTACTCAGTCACAATAGCGTAGTGATCGACTCTTTAGGACAAGTGGGTACAGACCCCGGTTCACAATGGGGAGCAGGTGATTTATCGACCCAAAACAATACTCTTCGTCGTGACGCCACTCAATTAATTGCCGATACCATCATTGACGACGAAGTCACATTTACTGGCTGGCAAGGTTTTGCTCAAGATGACATCAGCGATTTAGGTGTTTTCGCGGGTAATGATTCAGGTCCAACAGATCCGGTAGACCCAGTAGATCCAACTGACCCAATAGAATTTGTCTGTTCACAAAGCGCAGTCGCAATCCATGACATTCAAGGGATGGATGACACAAGCCCTCTAGTGGGTTCAGACGTGGTGGTTGAAGCGATTGTGACGAGTAATCAACAAGCTGGGCTAAAGGGTATATTTATCCAAATGGCCGACAGCGAAGTCGATGCTGACATTAACACCTCAGAAGGTATTTTTGTTTACAGCGGTAATCAATCACTTGACGTGAATGCCGGTGATAGAATTCGTTTACAAGCTTCTGTCGCCGAATATCAAGGCACAACTCAGTTGTCTAATGTGACTCAATTTGCGTTATGTGGTACTAACCTACCATTGCCTGTGGTTGCTACTGTCACATTGCCGTTAGCCGACAATCAACAACTTGAGCGTGTTGAAGGCATGCGGGTATTATTCGATCAATCTCTGGTGGTCAATGAAGTGTATAACTTGGGCCGTTATGGTGAAGTATCATTAGGCAGTAGTCGCCATTTTATCGGTACTCAAGTTGCTTTACCTGGTGCAGCAGCGCTGGCAGTGACTGAAGCGAATGCCAGAGATAGTATCTTGTTGGATGATGGCTTAACCAGCCAAAATCCTGAACAGATACCTTATCCAGCTCCTGGGTTATCAGCCTCAAATACCTTACGGGTAGGCGATTCTGTTACCGGGCTCGAGGGTATTATGCATTATGGCTTTAGCCAATATCGTGTGATGCCAACTCAAGTGGTCAATGTAGTGCAAAGTAACCCGCGACAATCTACTCCAGAGTTAGCGCTTGGCGCAGATCTTCGTGTCGCCAGTTTCAATGTGCTTAATTATTTCAACGGTGATGGCAACGGCAATGGATTTCCGACTGATCGCGGCGCCGACACATTATCTGAATTTGAGCGTCAACGCGTGAAAATTATCAGTGCAATGCATGCCATTAACGCTGATGTATTTGGTTTAATGGAAATTGAAAATGACGGCTATGGTAGTGATTCAGCCATTAACGACTTAGTCAGCGGATTAAACCAAGCTATGGGAGCGGAGGTATACGCTTATGTTGTGCCTTCAGTGGCACAAATAGGTACCGATGCCATTGCTGTGGGAATGATCTACCGTGCTGATAAAATCACTCCAACAGGTGATGCTCAAATATTATCTTCAGCTAATTCGCCTGTTGATGGAAATGGCGCGGCATTGTTTGATGACGGTAAAAACCGTCCGATGTTAACGCAATCATTTATGCTCAATGGCCGTGAGGGCAGCATTGTTGTCGCCGTAAACCATTTAAAATCAAAAGGAAGTAGTTGCGACAGTAACAATGATCCTGATTTATTGGATGGCCAAGGTAACTGTAATTTAACCCGTACCCGGGCAACAGATGCTATTGGGCAATGGTTAATGGAGCAGTATCCAGAGCAAAAAATCTTGGTAATGGGTGATTTAAATGCTTATGCCAAAGAAAATCCACTCACTCAACTTGCCAGCCATGGCTATAGCGAATTAAATGAGCATCTTGGCAGTGTTAATTCATACTCCTATGTGTTCTCGGGTGAGTCAGGCCAATTAGACCATGCATTAGCAAACCAAGCGTTATTGGATAATGTATTAGCCATAACGGAATGGCACATCAATGCTGACGAGCCAAGGATCCTTGATTATAACCAAGAGTTTAAATCTGCTGCTCAGATACAAGATTTGTATCAAGCTGATGGCTTCCGCTCTTCAGACCATGATCCTGTGATTGTTTCACTGCAATTTGAGGTGAAAAATGAGCTCCCAATCGCCAGTTTTGATCATCAAATCAATGGTAGCCAACTACAGGTTCAGTCTACCTCTGTTGATAATGATGGTGATATTACGTCATTAGAATGGGATTTTGGTGATGGTACTATCGTTAATGGTACTGTTGCTAATGGAGAAACGGCTTCACATCAATATCTGCAATCAGGTAATTATCAAGTTCAGCTTACTGTTACTGACAATAAAGGTGAGGTTGTGACAACCGTGAAAACCATAAATGTGCTTGTTGAACCGGCTAATATAGCGCCAACTGCACAAATACACTTGGTTAACTTATGGTTTATGAAATTATTTATTTCAACGAGCTATGACCAAGACGGTTTTATTAAACGTCAAAACTGGCTATTTAATAATGGTCGAAAAGCACATGGGCCAATCGCGTTTAGTTTCAGTCGTCGCGATAAAGCTGTGTCACTGACGGTAGTCGATAATGACGATGAAAAAGACACTGCAACACTCAATTTTAGATAG